The sequence TTGCTTCCAGACGTGAgactgatgggtcccgataaattgattgctcatcttccCCGTGGACCACAATCTCTTGATCCTCatgctcgaacttcaccatctggtgaagagtagagGGTACAACCCCCACTGCATGAATCCACGGCCTACCCAAAAGAaagttgtaggatgtgtccatgtccagaacctggaaggttacttcaaagtctACTGGGCCGATGGTTAGAATTAGATCAATCtctccaattgtgtcccttttGATACCATCGAATGCACGTACACCGACATTATTGGGTCAGATTCTTTTGATACCGATTTCCATACGCTGCAGAGTTGAGAGTGGGCAAATGTCTACCTCAGAGCCTCCGtccaacataacccttttcacGTAGTACCCTTCGCATTAGGCTGTCAGGTGCAGGGCTTTGTTATGTGCGGCCCCTTTTGGGGGCAagtcatttttgctgaaggagATCTGGTTGATTGCGAAAAATCTTTCTGCCATTATCTCTAACTGCTCTACAGAAGTCTCAacaggcacatatgcttcattaagggtcttgatcaataCCTTTTGATATTCGGTGGAGTTCATCAATAGAGACAACAAGGAGACTTGTGCGGGAGATTTTCAAAGTTGGTCGATCACCTCATAATCctccattttcatcttttgaaagaaggtctccgcttcttcggcactcacgggcttcttagaTGGGAAGCGCTTTCTAGTGGCATTGTTCACCTCTTCCAAATTGAAATACTTTTCAGCCGTATTATTTTCTTGAACCTCTCTTGAGATTTCTTTGCCCTTATAGGTCACCACCGATTTGTTGTAATTCTAGGGCACAGCGGCAGGATCTGTCATGGGCTTCTGTGGCGCGCGatcaataaccacgggctcactcAGCCTTGGTGGATTAATTGGACCCCGCATCACATAAGCTCCCCTGGGCACATATATTTGGGTTATCTTGTTCAGCTCGAATCTCCTGGGAGGACTCAAAGTCATCTTCTTTTCTTTGCGGCCTCGAGGGACATAAAGAACAACATCTTTGGGAGGGGTTGCTCCAGtttcaacttcaattttcttctctgactttggaggggtagttttgttctttttctcccctttgtCTTGCTTCGGGGaagcttttggtttcttttctacaTTAGCGATGGCAATGATGGCCTTCAACGCTAGGTCAAATtccttgtcttcacaaatcattccaataaccggcccattattgtgagccgGTAGTGGATTGTTGGTTACATTAGGAACATTTTCGTCCCTTAGCACTGTTCTTTTTTGTTCTATCAGATCTTCCATAGCTCTCTTCAAAGTCCAACAATTTTCTATATTATGCCCTTCAGCCCCTAAATGATAAGCGCACCGGGTTCCACGTTGGTAAGAGGGTGATTATGGGTTTTGCCTATTCGGGGGTACGGGTggcaacaaacccatttggaccaatttTGGGAATAGGCTAGAATAGGACTCGCCAATTGGTGTGAAGTTCGTTTTCCTTAGCGGCTCCCAGGCACGGAAGTTGTTTTGTAGAGGTCGGGGATTGCAGTGAGCTGGGTAAGGAGGTTGATTTCGGGGAAGTGGAGCTCTATTCTGGTTAAATTGTTGTTGTGGCCTGACAAAGGTTTGGGCATTCATCACTGTGTATGGCTTAGGAGCATAAGCTACATCTTGGTGAGGATAGTAGTGTTATGGGACTCTTTCAGAGAAAAAGGATCTGGGTGGACAGGATTTCCTTGCGCTCGAAGTTTCCATtgacgtttcttcctttttctttcgatttgcTACTCCTCTAGACCCACCCtggatggcttgggaggtagctcTTATAGCAGATTGGCTCAAAATTCGACCTGTTTTCAACCtattttcaaccatttcgccaATATTGATGGCTTCAGCGAACAgtttacccattgcggacatcatattttggaagaAGTCAGCTTCTTGAGCTTGGAGGAAAACTGTGACCATTTCAATCTCATCCatcggaggctttaccctggaggCCTGCTCATGCCATTTAACAGCgtactctcggaagctttccgaagatttcttctttaagtttgttAATGAGTTCCTATCCggagcaatatcaatgttgtactggaatTGCCTGACGAAATATCGAGCAAGATCATCCCAGATGTGCCAGCGAGAAATAtcttggtccatgtaccattcAGATGCGATGCCAACCAAACTTTCTCCAAAGTAGGCCATGAGGAGTTCCTCCTTTCCACCGACTCCTCGCAGCTGGTTGAAATATCTCTTGAGATGAGTAATGGGATCCCCATGCCCATAGTATTTctcaaattttagggtttttaaTCCCAATGGTAGATACACACGAGGGAACATACATAAGTTAGCATAAGATACACTTTTCTGTCCACTCAAACCTTGTATGCTTTCAAGGCTCtgttccatactcctcatctttctcgcaatctcttcttgctcatgagttttggtgttctTTTCTTACCCTGCAGCGAACTCATACTGGGGTAGTTGAGGGTAAGTATAAGTGGGAAACTGAGGAGGTTCCATTGGGAAGGTGGGTGTTTGGAAGGTCAAAGCTGAGGAGTCAAAACTAGGCCTGGGCAGTGTAGGTTGTGCCGTGGCCGAGCAAGGTGGAGCGGTGAAGATATTTGAAGCTGCACCAGACATTAACACCTGGGGGCAGACCTCAGAAGGCGTTCCCACAAAATGAGCTGAGATAGTTAGGTGTCCTAGTGGTGTATTTGGGTGACTGATCGGGACAGTGGAGGTATCTCTTGCTCTAGGAAAGAGTTTGGGGAATCCAGGGATTGCGCTTTGTGGCTCTCTTCCATTTGCccaagcgtcccacatttccataaCTCGGAGGCAGAGGATTCTATTTTCTTTGGTAGCTGCCGATTCTAAGGTCGGGATGCCTGAGATTGGACTATCATCCACGATGAGAATTATTGGCGATgtcatttctgaagacatttcgatGCTCCATTTTGATCTCGTAAAGTATGGGTGCAAAGCCAGATTACCTCAAAAACCAACCACCATTCTATAACAACCTGGACTGGAAGTAACAGCAGCAAACAGTTAGTTTGAAATtaataacagataggtaatcgcacgttgggggtgtgatgcacctatacagttaaatgtgtttctacatgtttagCAACGGTTGCATGCTTCATCCTGGCTTTTCTTCTTTCCACTTCCACTCTTtccttttcatctttttttttgggTTACGATCGAATCCTATATAGATTGCCTACGTGTCATgatcccgcatgaatcagaccaagcttAGTTCTGGGGGCAAAAAGTGTAAACAATAAATAACAAAACATTTTggaattttcattttttcataaaaaggaaatgctttgattacaacaactcaaaactaacagactcgaaaaggaAATCAACAGACTCCAACAGCAAGATGACAATACAGACTCAAGAACCGACTAACAGACTCcgacagaaagaaaatacagaatcGAAAATAAACTGACAAACTCCAACATAAAGGATAAACACAGACTCAAGTGAAAATcaagaatacattaatgctcctggggcctgcgggacatcattcggtctcgccgcgggcctatatgcgagatccccttgcagccactccaaatcactcattatctggtAGACGAAAGTCATCACTGCATCAAAGAAAGTAGTACGAGTCATGTCCTCGCATGCTTGG is a genomic window of Nicotiana tabacum cultivar K326 chromosome 16, ASM71507v2, whole genome shotgun sequence containing:
- the LOC142170340 gene encoding uncharacterized protein LOC142170340, with the protein product MRSMEQSLESIQGLSGQKSVSYANLCMFPRVYLPLGLKTLKFEKYYGHGDPITHLKRYFNQLRGVGGKEELLMAYFGESLVGIASEWYMDQDISRWHIWDDLARYFVRQFQYNIDIAPDRNSLTNLKKKSSESFREYAVKWHEQASRVKPPMDEIEMVTVFLQAQEADFFQNMMSAMGKLFAEAINIGEMVENRLKTGRILSQSAIRATSQAIQGGSRGVANRKKKEETSMETSSARKSCPPRSFFSERVP